One Etheostoma cragini isolate CJK2018 chromosome 18, CSU_Ecrag_1.0, whole genome shotgun sequence DNA window includes the following coding sequences:
- the lft1 gene encoding lefty1 has product MDFLRACVLCTALFGLAEAFTHQDMKDALLQKLGLDEVPKIHKRDLENLVIPAHIKNKYMSMLKMHHSRRRRSLPSLAGILRGIPGNADISGEYVYSDTTRHRMVFDMEARVPDNSEVTMAELKLYQRTSYQKRFAVERKNHRPVNNARVSIYWVEVQPNGSNRTSLVDSRLIPIHETGWKSFDVTQAVHYWSKSQQKTPMHLEVWIEGERPGSYAAEMAKSVRFTTQEQTDNTLGKPELILYTLNLEEYGSRGDCDLHQNKDACCREQYFINFRALTWTQYWIIEPAGYQAFRCTGGCKQPKRNYGYGERRCTVSESAPLPIMYLVKKGDYTEIEVAEFPNMIVERCACTMDNVSIV; this is encoded by the exons aTGGATTTCCTGCGCGCTTGTGTCCTTTGCACCGCTCTCTTCGGCCTCGCCGAGGCTTTTACGCACCAGGATATGAAGGACGCGCTGCTGCAGAAACTTGGCTTGGATGAAGTTCCTAAGATCCATAAAAGGGATTTGGAGAATCTGGTTATCCCGGCGCATATCAAAAATAAGTACATGTCCATGCTGAAGATGCACCACAGCAGGAGACGCAGATCTCTGCCCAGCCTGGCCGGCATCCTGAGGGGAATCCCTGGCAATGCAG ATATTTCAGGGGAGTATGTGTATTCTGACACCACTCGGCATCGCATGGTGTTCGACATGGAGGCGAGGGTTCCGGATAACAGCGAGGTGACCATGGCGGAGTTGAAGCTCTACCAGCGGACTTCCTATCAGAAGCGCTTCGCGGTGGAGAGGAAGAACCACCGGCCCGTCAACAACGCCCGGGTCAGCATCTACTGGGTGGAGGTGCAGCCAAACGGATCCAACCGCACATCACTGGTAGACTCACG GTTGATACCCATTCACGAGACCGGTTGGAAGAGCTTTGATGTGACCCAGGCGGTGCACTATTGGTCCAAGAGCCAGCAGAAGACACCTATGCACCTGGAGGTGTGGATCGAGGGCGAGAGACCTGGCAGCTACGCGGCCGAGATGGCCAAGAGTGTCCGCTTTACCACCCAGGAGCAGACGGACAACACCTTGGGAAAGCCCGAGCTCATCCTCTACACACTTAACCTCGAAGAATACGG TTCTCGCGGCGACTGCGACCTCCACCAGAACAAAGACGCCTGCTGCAGGGAACAGTACTTCATCAACTTCCGGGCTCTCACCTGGACGCAGTACTGGATCATCGAGCCGGCAGGGTACCAGGCGTTCAGGTGCACCGGCGGCTGCAAGCAGCCCAAGCGGAACTATGGGTACGGGGAGAGGCGGTGCACGGTGTCCGAGAGCGCCCCGTTACCCATCATGTACCTGGTGAAGAAGGGGGACTACACTGAGATAGAAGTGGCTGAATTCCCCAATATGATTGTCGAAAGGTGTGCATGCACCATGGACAACGTCTCCATAGTATGA